In Acidaminococcales bacterium, one genomic interval encodes:
- a CDS encoding ABC transporter ATP-binding protein translates to MELLSVKDLTINFGGVTAVSKVSFSLAAGEMLGIIGPNGSGKTTLFNLLSGIYQPSAGTIALNGAPIQGLPANKIFNLGISRTFQNGRLFWNLNVVENIIIGLEESRAASIFGAIFAPAREKALQTQAIQKAMEIMGIFGSLLVSQADKLAKDLPYADRRRLEICRAIASGPKVLLLDEPSAGMDSLETERLMNDLLKVKKSLPDLSIIVVEHDMGFIKGLVDKVMVLNYGENIAYGTFADIAGNEQVINAYLGQEDGR, encoded by the coding sequence ATGGAACTTTTGTCAGTAAAGGATCTCACGATAAATTTCGGCGGCGTAACTGCGGTCAGCAAGGTCAGCTTTTCGCTTGCCGCCGGCGAAATGCTCGGCATCATTGGCCCGAACGGTTCCGGCAAGACTACCCTGTTCAATTTGCTGTCAGGCATATATCAGCCGTCCGCCGGGACCATCGCCTTAAACGGGGCGCCTATCCAAGGGTTGCCTGCCAATAAAATTTTTAATCTCGGCATCTCCAGGACCTTTCAAAACGGCCGGCTGTTCTGGAACTTAAACGTGGTGGAAAACATTATCATAGGCCTGGAAGAATCCCGGGCGGCTTCCATTTTCGGCGCGATTTTCGCTCCCGCCAGAGAAAAAGCTTTGCAAACGCAGGCCATACAGAAAGCTATGGAAATAATGGGCATTTTTGGCTCCCTGTTGGTAAGCCAGGCCGACAAACTGGCCAAAGATCTGCCCTACGCCGACCGCAGGCGGCTGGAAATCTGCCGGGCCATAGCTTCCGGGCCGAAAGTGCTGCTTTTGGACGAGCCGTCCGCCGGTATGGACAGCCTGGAAACGGAACGCCTGATGAACGACTTGCTGAAAGTAAAAAAATCCCTGCCGGATTTGTCAATAATTGTCGTTGAACACGATATGGGCTTTATCAAAGGGCTGGTAGACAAGGTAATGGTTTTAAATTACGGGGAAAACATC
- a CDS encoding branched-chain amino acid ABC transporter permease, with protein sequence MNVYILLSELFVYALFLAFVVIEDPLAVAGYLLALFLGAIVYKKKFPLHVRSLSSLYADNIKQVGLTAVLLALTFPFVVNGDPYWLQVINFAMLHAIMAVGLNFMTGRAGLICLGYAAFEAVGAYTVGLLTLKLGVSFWLALPLSGVMACLFGIILGLPALRVKGHYLALVTIAFGLIVQELILNTESVTGGTNGLIDIPSPVIFGYDLGTAMDLGFVSMSYLANFYYLCLAVLIFSTVVLYKLSNSFLGLSLNAMREDQLAVQCYGMNLISYKLYAFAISAFFGGLAGGLYAAMINFIAPENFGYSLSIIIISMIILGGLDSIPGALLGAFALSIFPEKFRAFEDYRVLFYGLIIVLCLLFMREGLVPFKRRIFKAFPREAG encoded by the coding sequence GGTAGCCGGTTATTTATTGGCGCTTTTCCTTGGCGCGATTGTTTATAAAAAGAAATTCCCTTTGCACGTCCGCAGCCTGTCATCCCTTTACGCCGACAACATCAAACAGGTTGGCCTGACCGCCGTTTTGCTCGCCCTGACTTTTCCCTTCGTAGTCAATGGCGATCCCTATTGGCTGCAGGTCATCAATTTTGCCATGCTGCACGCCATAATGGCCGTTGGCCTTAACTTCATGACCGGGCGCGCCGGGCTTATATGCTTGGGATACGCCGCTTTTGAGGCGGTAGGCGCTTATACCGTCGGCCTTCTCACTTTGAAACTTGGCGTAAGTTTTTGGCTCGCCCTGCCCCTGTCCGGCGTCATGGCCTGTCTGTTCGGCATTATCTTGGGTTTGCCGGCGCTAAGGGTCAAAGGCCATTACTTGGCTTTGGTAACCATTGCTTTCGGCCTTATCGTCCAGGAACTTATCCTGAATACCGAAAGCGTTACCGGCGGGACAAACGGCTTGATCGACATACCGTCGCCGGTTATTTTCGGTTATGATCTGGGTACGGCAATGGATCTCGGGTTTGTTTCCATGAGTTATTTGGCCAATTTCTATTATTTGTGCCTGGCAGTTTTGATTTTCTCCACAGTCGTTTTGTATAAACTCAGCAACTCTTTTTTAGGGCTGTCGCTGAACGCGATGCGCGAAGACCAATTGGCCGTGCAATGTTACGGCATGAACCTTATCAGCTACAAATTGTACGCTTTTGCCATCAGCGCCTTTTTTGGCGGCTTGGCGGGCGGGTTATACGCCGCCATGATCAATTTCATCGCGCCGGAAAATTTTGGTTATTCTTTGTCGATCATCATTATCAGCATGATCATCTTAGGAGGGCTGGATTCTATTCCAGGCGCTTTGCTCGGCGCCTTTGCCCTTTCTATTTTCCCTGAAAAATTTCGGGCTTTTGAGGATTACCGGGTGCTTTTTTACGGCCTGATAATTGTTTTGTGCCTGTTGTTTATGCGCGAAGGCCTTGTCCCCTTTAAGCGCCGCATTTTTAAAGCCTTCCCGCGGGAGGCCGGATAA